Part of the Hemiscyllium ocellatum isolate sHemOce1 chromosome 9, sHemOce1.pat.X.cur, whole genome shotgun sequence genome, tttatattttctaattaacctgttcagagacattattacaTTCCTCTGGGCTTGAAGGGACTTGAACCCGGACCTCCAGGCTTAAAGCTAGGgctactaccactgtgccacaagaaccctaATTCCTCAAGGTACTGTCATAGGCCAACccatcttcagatgcttcatcaatgaccttccctccatcataaagtcagaagtaggAATGTTCACCAGTGATTGCActatattcagcaccatttacggtttctcagatactgaaacagtccatgttcaaatgcagaggTTCTGGATAATGTGCAAGTTTGGGCTAATAAGTGGTTAATAATATTAATGTCATGGAAGTACcagacaatgactatctccaatgaGGGAAGATCTAATTTGTCAGCCCTCGAcattccaggttcaagtcccatcaagCCCAGAGGAATGTAATAATATCTctaaacaggttaattagaaaatattttttaaaaccctgaggaactcctccagTGATAATTGGCATTAGCAACACCAGATTACCCACTATCAACAGCCTaggagttaccattgatcaaGAACTGAACTGGATCACTCACTTAAATGCTGTGACTACAAGATCGGATCAGggactaggaattctgcagcatggAACTCACCTTCTGTCAatacaaagcctgtccaccatctccaaggcacaggtcagaagtgtgatggaatattctccacttatcAGGTACAGCACCAATAACATTAAAAAAGATTGACACGATTTGGGACAAAGTTATGCGCTTGATTGGCATCCGATCCAAGACTTTCAGTGACAACACTGTGTACTGACTACAAAATGCACTTCGGTATCTCAAGAAAGCTCCTtcgacagcattttccaaaccccaGTCTCTACCATCCAGAAAGACAAAGcagtagatgcatgggaacaccaccacctgaaggtaaccacacaccatcctgacttggtactatatcattgttccttcactctcACCAAGTCAAAATCATGGTGTTCTCTTCCTTACAGGACCAGGTGtctctgcactccaaggccttcTGTGactcaagaaggcagtttaccaGCACCTTCTCTCGGGCAACAAATACCAGCAATGCCTATGTCCCATGAACGAATAAAGATCAGTTTAACAATAAATCTACATAACTTTAAATGGACATTATAGTGCTGAAGGAATATCTGTTGGCAATTCTGATAATTCATTAACCTTCCATGCTAAAGAATCTGAACCCGAGGACTGAGCAAAAGTTTtgtaatgaacaaaaaaaaatgcaaaaggtTTCTCTCCTGGTAAATGTTAAATTATTAGTACCCTTTGAAATATGTGACAAAATGATGTAATCACAGCTGGTGGTTTAAAATGATCACACATTGCATGGATCACCCACTGTGACATTACATTGAAGGATAATAAAGTTCCATAATTAACTTCTCAAATGAATCTATATTTAGCAGAAATGTTGTAGAATATTTGTTGTTTAATGAATATCATCCAAAAAGAGAAGGTTTTAGTGTCTGTTAAATTTGCTTAATAGGCCATTGAAAAATAGCAGTCTAATGTAGCTTCATCATACCTGCTTCTTTGTGTTTAAAGCAATAAGGAATGAGTCACTAAAGATGAATACAAATTGTGTGTGGCAGTAGTGAATTGTAGTAATTCAGTCATGCCCTTCAATATGTGTAATAACTGTGTGCTAATGATAATGCACAGAGCAATTTTGGCATTTCAATCAATCTGTGCTCTGACCTTTAGAGAATGAGATTTCACCTTTGGACctttcaaagcttttcactgatACTTTTCCTTCCATTTCGCTTGCAGTCCCAATGTCGTATCCCCTGCATTTCGCTGCCAATCTCTCCTGGCTTTTCCTGGAGTTGGATAACTTGTCCGAACGGGTGGAAGCAGCTGCCCGGGCAGGATTCAAAGCAGTGGAGGTGGCATGGCCGTATGATACTGAAGCAACAGAGCTAAAGAAAGTTTTGGAGAGGAATGGAATGGAGATTGTACTGATTAATACCCCACCTGGTAAATATATATTCATTAATTCCAAATCCAAAATGCATGTCTAAATGATGAAAATGTGAGGGATAAATAATCAACCACTATGTAAAGTTTAGATTCAATCATAAATACTTAGTAGTGAATaccctagagtcatagagtcatacagcacagaaacagaccctttggtccaactcattcatgccgaccacgTTTCCCCGtctaggtcctgggcctcctccattgccaaatccttACCACCtgtcacctggaggaagaatacctcatcttccaccttgggaccctccaaccacatggaatcaatgtggatttcaccagtttcctcatttcccatgccccaccttatcccaaatccaaccttccaacttggtactgccttcttgacctgtccatcttccttcccacttatccactccaccctcctctccgacctatcactttctccctcaccatCATCCACCCATTGCATTggcagctaccttcccccagctcccacccccacacccactcccatttacctctcagatCCCCGGCCCACATCCTTCCACCCCACAGCTCATTAGATCTCTTGCTGGATTTTTTCTGTGTTGGCTTTCTCCTTTCCAGGAAACAAAGCAAAAGGAGAACTGGGGCTTGGAGCACTTCCTATGCAGCAAGTGGAATTCCGAACAGGACTGGAATTGGCAATGAAGTATGCTAAAACTGTAGGGTGCAAACAGTGAGTATCATTCAGGTGCTAATTTAGGACTTTTGCCATTTATATTGTAGTTACATAGTGAATGCAAACCCCTTAAGCTAAGCAATAGCCTGCTGATTGGTTAAGTTTTGAGATGATCAGTCTGTTATGTCGTCTATAGAGGGAACACTTCTCGGTAATGTGTAGCATTGATTGCATCTCCCCACTTAGAGATTTGTAGTGAGCTCTCAGAAGTAGAAGTTAGCTGTGGAGGGACCCCCAACTTTTTCTAGATCTGTTGAAGAAGGACCGCTGTCACTGTGGTAAATCAAAGCCTGCCTTTTGACAAATAAGGTTTTGGACAAGGCTTTGTTAGTGACTTCCCCTGTTTCCAATCTTTGATTCAATATGTGCCTGCTGGTGAATCTTATTCAGGAAAATTGATTCATTTGGGGTGATGAGATGGAAGACAGACAGTAGGTGGTTTGAACATGTCATCCAGAACTGGAACGTGAGAAGTAGCATGAATGGTTCTTGTGGGTTTTTGTCGGTCAACATGTGTGTAGTGGAATGCTGCTTAAGAAGACAAGAAGATAGAGGTTATTgattggaagcttccaattatAATACTCATTgttgcattcaactgagtgtcagtgagatgTGTGTATTGACAGACAGGTACACAGTGCAGTGCTGCAGGGTGTGGCAGCGCACATGCTGAGGTTCAGGCTGTTGCAGCATCAGCATCCCATGCAGAATCGATACTTTGGCAACTAATACATCTAAAACCGATTAACTCAGCTGGATTTCGGGAAAAGTGAAAGCAGGGAGAATGTAGAACTGTTCAGAGAAGAGAGCAAGAGAAACTAAAGCGAGGTCAGGGGGAAGATAAAGCAAgaggcaagaaagagagagacctgCTATAAGACTGTagaatgtcagaagtcacatgagatCAGTTATAGtttgacaggtttatttgaaatcaagcctttggaatgctgctctttcatcaggtgaataCCAGTAAGactggagagaggaggagagcccAAGGGTGCAGTCTCAGTAATATATTCCATGTAATTAATAATCCAGTGGACTCTCTATGGTCCTGACAGAGCCGCAGAGCTGAATTATATAATTACAAAACTGCATTTGTCTAGATGCCCAGTTGGACTGGTTACTGGACAGGTGGATATGATATAATCACTGTTTATAGGTTTCAAAAGGGGCGAGATCATGTCAAACATAGAATGCAGAACCCACGGCTCAAGATTGAATGGGATTTAATTTCAAAACTCATCTATGATGATAATGTTTTTGTGAACATCTGGAAAATCTGTGAAATGGACTCCCAAAACAGATAATGGAAGATAGAAGTATTTATTCATTCAAGTGCAAATTAGATAGATTCCGTTCAAATAATAAAAAATTGGAAGACAGAGTATGAGACATGATAATGGTATAAGTATAGTGTGCTTGCCTGGAATGGATAATTTCAGCTTTATGGCTGCCAAAACTCTCCATTACTACAGGTTCTCCTTCCCATTTGCTAGTTCCATCGTAGGTTAATTGATAAAAGGTGAATTGCCATGATTAGTGAACAACTCCATTAATACCATATTATACAACTACCAAAATGCTAGAAGGTAAACTAAGTGAAACTTGCTCATTTACTGTACCtattgttctcattcttgtattCCTAGTTAGCTACTGACCTGGACTACTAAACCTGAGTTCAGACACCAAAGTTCAGTTTGAAAATTTATATTCAATTTAGAATCTGGAAATAAGCACAGAGTAATAGTCAAGAGAatccatagaatctctacaatgttgaaagaggccatttggcccattgagtccacaccaattctccgaagagcatcccacccagacccagtctccCTTTCACCACATCCCTGGAttcaccatggctaatccacctagcctgcacatccctggacacttttgacaagttagcatggtcaatccttctaacctacacatcttttggactatgggaggaaaccagtgtacCCAATGGAAccccacaaagacacagggagaatgtgcaaactccacacagacagtcacccaaaggttgagattgaacctgggtccctggttctatgaggcagcagttctaaccattgagccactgtggcaCCCCCCAACCCTAccccccatctccatgaactttGGATGGACTACAAATACATTTTACCTTTAGAATTTCTTGTACATTGATGATTTGGACTGCAGCTGAGTTAGTGGGGCATATAAGAAACATTAACGAAACATGCTAAtcagtcagaatcattggtgacctttaagcggcaattggataggtacatggataggtgcttaagctaggacaaatgttctgcacaacatcatgggccgaagggcctgttctgtgctgtattgttctatgttctatgttctacctatGCTACTTGAACCTTCAGCTCAATTACCACAGATTAATGATCAAATGTATATTTCACTAATAAATTCTTGAAGCAATGAAACTAAAGCTAAATATcagaagaaaattaaaaataCTTAAACCAGACAATAACTGAGGACAAAAGTAATGAAACCTGCCTATATATCTGAAGTTCAACTTGGGACTTAAAACTTGCAGCAccgggtggcacagtagctcagtggttaacactactgcctcgcTGTTCCAGGGGCCTGGGTAAAATCCAAGCCTAcggcgactgtctgcatggagtttgcacattctctctgtgtctgtgtgggtttcctacgggtactccggtttcttcccacactccaaagatgtgcaggtcaggtgaattggctatgctaaattgtccataatgaaaggtgcattagtgaggagtaggggaatgggtctaggttggttactcttcggagggtcgatgtggacttgttgggccgaagggcctgtttccacactgtagggaaactgaatctaatctatctaatcttGCCTTCAGTACATCCATGAATAAATTGGGAAAAGGCAGCCACTTGGCTCACCAAGCCTGTAGTGATAATGACTGGGGTGGCGATGATAATGTTATAATGGTATATTGACAAAGTAGTCACTGGTATAATAATCTAGAACCCAGGCTAATGTTTTGGCAGCATGAGTTGAAATCAtaccatttgaattcaataaaaatctggaatgaacagCAAGCCTAATGGTGACTATGTAACCACTGTCGATTGTTATAACTatccacctggttcattaatgtcctttaggaaggaaatctgctctccttacttgatctggactacatgtgactccagaccactgcaatgtgttgactcttaactgcctttgaCTCCTAACCAAGTGACACCTACATCCTATGAATAACAAGGAAAAACGTGATCATGGTATTAACCCGTGTGGTTCCTTAGAGAAGCAAATCTGTTAATCTTATCTAATCTTTATAATGGACCATGAAGTCACTCAGTTATAGGAAATCAAGGTTACTAGAGTTGGACAGTAAATACCAACCTTGTCAGAGAATGAATGCAAAATGTTAGAGTAGTCTATAAGATACATTCTAAAGTAATGAGTATATTTTACGCAGTATTGCTATTCTTTCTATTGAAGGATCCATTTGATGGCAGGACGTGTTCCAGTGGACCTAGACAGAACATCTGTTGCCAAGGCAATGGAGACCACATTTATAGAAAATCTGAAGTATGCTGCAGACATCCTTTCAAAGGTAACTTTCTAATAGAACAGTAAAACGACAAAGACTAATGATTCAGGAAGAATGTGGTGATATCTGTTGTGCACAATGACTGTTAATGGATCTTCCTCCTCCATCCTCTTCACTGTAAATCTGTTTCAGAAAGAGCCTTAAACCGAGAGTACACCTCAGCCTCTGCAGTTCCTGGAATAAAGTTCACATTTAAGAGCCGGCCCCTGTAGTTATGGGTAAAAGCAATTGACTTGGGATTGTTATTGTTGCTGGTGAGATTAGACAGTAGTAATGTTCTGAGTacaattgaaataaaagcagtaaatgctggaacactcgagatcaggcagcatctatgtgGTTTGTGAGATTGGGTTGCTGGAAAGACCATAGCACCGTTGATTTGAGTCACTCATGAGTTGAGACATGGTATGACTGACATAGAATTTTTTGTTCTTTGAACCAGATATTATTGTTTTCTCCTCTTTTGTCCCTCCCTACTCAATGTACCTGGAGTGCATAGACTTTTTACCTGTCCATAGCCCCTTTACTGTGGGTTACAGTCTAGTGATCCACTGATGGACTGGAAAACTGGCTGATACTATAATTTTTCAATCTTCCAcagatttgtcttttttttattatttgccaAACTTAACCACCTGAGCGTAACGCTAAACTTATTATTTTTATTCAGGAAGAGATGCAAGGTTTGATTGAACCTATTAACTCTCGAATCACAGATCCCCGTTACTTCCTGAATACTCCGCATCAAGGTAAGTGTGAATATTGATCTTTAGGCAGCTCCATTCAAGCTCTGTAAAATACTCGGGCAGTCAGGTTATTCATAAAATTTGAAAAGCAATTGAGTTTAAATTTACTCTGCTGATGAAGAGTTTGGATAGAGAAATACATGTCACACACTATGATCACCTCTTGCTATTTTTCATATTATTTATTAGGGAGCAGTACATGAATTGGGAAATATATCGGGCATTTACTAACATATTAAGAGTCTGTGTGCACTTTTGTTGACAATTCCAATGACCATGTAAATTTGTCATTCTTTAGTTATACCATCTTGCCAGTGACAGCACTGTCGACTGAGTTTGCTTTGTGTCTTCCTGGTCCCCAGCctgtcatctcttcaaaacaaCCTCTTCAAACAAAACTTGTTCTCCACTTCCCAATCGTTTTTGTAAAGATATATGAAGATGTAAAATCTAAGTGTCATACAAAATAAACATAAATTGGGAATGTTCTTCTGGAATGAAGGTTCTAGAATATGACAGATACAACCTCCACAAGATTTGTTCATCTGTGACCTAGATTTCTGCAAACTCATCTCTGTGCTGACCAGCATGGTTTTACTATCTGGGAAGTGAAGCACATATGTTAAGTTTTTAATATATTTCTCATACTGATCCATGCGTTAACTTCCATGTCGTACAAGTGCCCGGCAGGGACTGTCTCCAACAGataggctaggtgagttagccatgggaagttaAACACTACAACCTTGAAATGGAGGAAAGTATGCCTGCAGTGCGGTTAGGGAGGGAGTATGATTCTAAGTGAGAACCTGATCATTGTCCCATGGTGTTCAACCATTTTACTATGGCTGATTCCCCAAATGGCATTGCCTCCTCTGGATGTTCCACAACCAATATCCCGCGGATGACCATGACCAGCAACTGAATTAAACCCACCACGTAAGGACTACAGAAGCTGATGATCATGCCGTGAGTAActtccctcctgactctccaagaCACACTTCAGGAGTCTGATGAATAGTCTCCACGTTTTTGTATAAAGGCAGCCCCAACCAGACTCAAGAAACTTAGTACTCTCCGAGACAAAGCAACCCAGTTATGTGCACCCTGTTCATCACTTCCTCCACCAATGGCAGTGAGAGCAGTAAGTACCATTTGCAGGATACACTCTCCAAGGTTTCATCAACAGCATCTTACAAATCTGTGTCCTCACTATGCCTCCACCACCCGAACGCCTCTGTCCAAGTCACCTGTTCTCCTGACTTAGAGAtctgtcactgtaactcactgccttgaatcaaaatcctggaactccctcactaACCGCACTGTAGGCATACTTTcctcagctacctggattacacctcttcccaccttacctcctgcaaaaatgccatcccatattcccaattcctccgcctccaccgtatctgctcccaggaggaccagttccaccacagaacacaccagatggcctccttctttagagactgccatttcctttcccatgtggttgaagatgccctccaacgcatctcatccgcatcccacacctccaccctcaaaccccatcccttcaaccataacaaggacagaccccctgcccggtcctcactttccaccctgcCAACTTTCGCATTAACCATATCATCCgcccacatttccaccacctccaaaaggaccccaccaccagggatatatttcccttcccacccctttctgccttccgcaaagacctttccctctgtgactgcctggtcaagtccacgacccccccgcacccccaacaacaccccaccctcctgtcctggcacctttccctaccactgcaggaattgcaaaacctgtgcccacacctcctccctcacctccatccaaggccccaaaggagccttccacatccatcacagtttcacctgcacatccaccaatatcgtttattgtatccgttgctcccgatgcggtctcctctacattgggagactggatgcctcctcgcagagcactttagggaatatctctaggacacctgcaccaatcaaccacaccgccctgtggcccaacatttcaactgcccctcccattctgccgaagacatgcaggtcctgggcctcctccactgccactccctcatcttccacctcggaacacttcaatcccagggcatcaatgtggacttcacccatttcctcatttccccttcccccaccttaccccagttccaaccttccagctcatgacctgtcctacctgccaatctcccttcccatccatcagctccaccttcccctctgactatcacctccatccctacccccattcacctattgtactctttcctACCTTCCCcggtcccccccacccccatttatctctccaccctggaggctccctgcctctattcctgaggaagggcttttgcccaaaacatcgattttcctgctcctcagatgctgcctgaactgctgtgcttttccagcaccactctgatctaaacgaTACTTTCCTCCTTtacaaggctgcaatgtttcaagAAGGAGGCTCACCATCACGTCCATGGAGACAATTAGAGATAGGCGTCAGATGCTGGCTGGACTAAAGGCACCAAAGCCTTGCAAACAAATAATGATGCGTACTTCAGGCATGTAAACGTCACCAGTCTCTCAGGGGTAGTTCATATGAAATACCCTTGAGATACAAATATAATTATTTAAACATAAATACTAATGCCATACAAGTGTAACTCCTGTCAgaatctgctttttaaaaattggtaTTTAGGTATTTTTTTCTAGATTTTAATACTATTTACAAGTCACTTTAGCAACAAAGTGATATTTCAGTATGTCTAGGATGAACCAAACGCCCTCTTGTAAGAACTCTATGCTGTGCTAATACTCGACCATAGGAGAGTAACTGGGTTTGAGAGGCCTGTGAGAATGACCCTTGAGGAATTGTGTTTACCTGGGTTTTTAATATCATGTGGAGACAGCTCTGCGTTGTATTTACTGTGGATTATTTGTGAAAACTGCAGTCTTATCTCCTGAAGTCATGACAGAGAAGGCATGCAGTGCCATTAGCTTTTCAAAGCAACACTCCTTTACAGCTGCTCCTTTATTTACAAAGGAtgcaaacgtgtgtgtgtgtgtgtgtgtgtgtgtgtgtgtgtgtgtgtgtgtgtgtgtgtttgggtgggatTTGCTGCATGTTTGACAGTCTGGCTAGGAGAGATTACTGAATCCCCATTAGGTTTGAATAATAACTACTTCATTTCGTATTAAGAAACAAAGTGCAGCTTTACAGAACTCTGACCAAATCCACTGTAGCCATGATGCTTCTCTCTCATCTCTTACAGGATCAGTGTAAGATGTGATAGTCCCTCTGTCCTAGacattaaccctttcaaaccCTTCTACCCAGAAGTGGTCACTTTAGAACACAGAAGGCTATAGGAAGTTGACTAGAAGccttcaaaattatgagggatgttgatatgagtaaatgggaagaaattcctttgaatgaatgaatgaatgaattagctTTGTTGTCGCGTATATTTAATGAATGCGATGAAAGATGTATATGTTGCCagttacagcaccatcttaggtacaaaggtaactagggctgaaaatgtgttgctggttagagcgcagcaggtcaggcagcatccaaggaacaggaaatttgatgtttcgggcaaaagcccttcatcaggattcctgatgaagggcttttgcccgaaacgtcgaatttcctgttccttggatgctgcctgacctgctgcgctttaaccagcaacacattttcagctctgatctccagcatctgcagacctcactttttacacaaagGTAACTAGGTACAGGTTCAATTACaagatcttaaaaaaaaagctagCTCCTgtgagaaagcaaggactgccgACGTTGGAGAGTCAGTGACaaaaagtgtgatgttggaaCAGTACAGAAGGTCAGACCggacctgaggagcaggaggacccATTTTTAGGGCATAAGCTTTTCACCGGGCCCTAACCCCAGACGGCACCAGCCTTCACCTTGAGGATCATGAGGCTGAGGGATTGCTCAGACCACCATGGGGGGCCTCAAGGACACCACACCGGGGATGAGAGGgtaccacaccaggctgagagggTACTACACCGGACCAAGAGGGCTCTGCACCGGGCCGAGAGGataccacaccgggccgagagggTACCACACCGGGCCGCGAGGACACCACACCGGGCCGAAAGGACATCACACTGGGCCAAGAGGataccacaccgggccgagagggtaccacaccgggccgagaggaTATCACACCGGGCCAAGAGGGTACCACCCCGGGCCGAGAAGgtaccacaccgggccgagaagGTATTACACCGGGGATGAGAGGGTACCACACCGGACCAAGAGGGCTCCGCACCAGGCCAAGAGGATACCACACCGGGCCGAAAGGACatcacaccgggccgagaggataccacaccgggccgagagggTACCACACCGGGCCGAAAGGATGCCACATTGAGCTGAGAGGGTACCACATTGAGCCGAGAGGTTACTACATTGAGCCGAGAGGGTACCACACCGGGCCGGGAGGATACCACACCGGGCCGGGAGGataccacaccgggccgagaggaTACACATTGAGCCGAGATGACTCCAGGAGACTCAGTAATTTAGAGGATATTGGTTTCAGCAAAAGAGCTGGAGGAATTAGGTGGAGGGGAAGAGCTTATTGATGTGATGAGCTATTGTGCTCTGAAATGTGCTGCTTGAAGGAATATTGAAAACCTCTTAACATTCTAAATGGAATAAGATCTACAGTGTTAAATGAAATGTTCACAGGGTTATGGATAGAGAACAAGGGATGGGAATAACTGGATTTTCCAAAGAGTTACATgaacatgatgggctgagtgtCCATCTTCTGTCGTCTATGATTCGCAATCATTATTAGTTTTGTTGAAATGAGCATCTCCCTTGGAGATTGTAACTATTGCTGTTTTCAGTCCACGTGAATGACTGGGTGGAGCTTGATACCAATTGTTCAAAATGGCGACAGTTTGTCCCATTGAGCTGCATCAAGCATTGAGTCCAAATGTCTCACTGATGAGGGAAAGCAGCAGTAACAAAGAACAAGTCAACCCTACTCTCTGGATCCCACTACATCAAGCAGCTGCCTAACCACAAAGATCTCTGGGTTGAGAGTTGACCTGTTCAGTCAACTGAAGACCCCCTTGCAGAACCCCATAACCCTGCGTAGACATCATCCTGGAACTGAGGGACAGCTGGCAACTATGTAAACACCAGCCTGCCTGTTTTCACAATCGCAGTTACACCACCTCTGATGTACACATTGCAGCAGTATGCCATTATATTAAACCCCCTTGGAATAAAAACGCTAGCTTAACCCAGCCTTTAAAGATTTGTCCTAAAGTGGTTTAAAGTTGAGATGAAATTCAAGTGGTTTAATCTGCAGGTTAGTAACCGTTTCCCTCTGTACCCATTTAATACGGGTTGTGCTGTTTGTTTTAGCTGAGAAGATTCTGCAGCAAGTGGATAGGCCGAACCTGAAACTCCAGCTGGTGAGTGACACCATAAATAGAAAATAATTTCCTAAATTCCTGAGTCGTCAGCGGTTTacaatctgtaagaataatggagGACAGAAAGCCTGATGAATCAGTAATCACATCCTCTTTTGATGAGGACAGCAGTCAGCGTATTCATGTTCACTTGGAATGTTAATGTAACATCCCTGTCCGATTGCTGGTTTTTGATGTTGACAGAAATGCTTTACAGCAATCCAGCCTGGGTAAATTTCTACTGAACTCGTCATTGCTGCATCAAACTTCTTGACCCTTCAGTGAGTGCCCCATTCCAAATCATCCTGCCTCCGGATACCCATTCAGCGGCCATCACATCAGCTCACAGTTAATTACCT contains:
- the hyi gene encoding putative hydroxypyruvate isomerase; this encodes MSYPLHFAANLSWLFLELDNLSERVEAAARAGFKAVEVAWPYDTEATELKKVLERNGMEIVLINTPPGNKAKGELGLGALPMQQVEFRTGLELAMKYAKTVGCKQIHLMAGRVPVDLDRTSVAKAMETTFIENLKYAADILSKEEMQGLIEPINSRITDPRYFLNTPHQAEKILQQVDRPNLKLQLDLFHCQIMDGNLTQNVSNYFSRIGHVQIAQAPNRNEPDSPGEINYSYIFSLLKKLGYQGYVGCEYSPKGSTFDGLGWLKSYWTSQDTNKLPLPTEC